A single candidate division KSB1 bacterium DNA region contains:
- a CDS encoding IMPACT family protein, with protein MSEVTTADADVYLTVDRPTEFETKVKGSRFIGWARPVEDGAQAEAVLAEVRRTFHDATHHCYAFRIGWGPTLVLRASDGGEPAGTAGRPILSAIEARGLTNTIVVVTRYFGGVKLGMGGLARAYGQCAAETLQRAGVRRCYVTRRLVVRAPHALHGALVHLVRQLQGEVVASTFAQEATLVVTVRASRREEFAQRVAELSAGQATVREA; from the coding sequence ATGAGTGAAGTCACAACAGCCGATGCGGACGTCTACTTGACCGTGGATCGGCCTACAGAGTTCGAGACAAAGGTCAAGGGTTCGCGCTTCATCGGCTGGGCGCGGCCGGTGGAGGATGGCGCCCAGGCCGAGGCCGTGCTGGCCGAGGTGCGGCGCACTTTCCACGATGCCACCCATCACTGCTACGCGTTCCGCATTGGGTGGGGCCCGACTTTGGTGCTGCGCGCGAGTGATGGGGGTGAACCCGCGGGCACCGCAGGCAGGCCTATCCTCAGTGCCATCGAAGCAAGGGGGCTGACCAATACCATTGTCGTAGTCACTCGCTACTTTGGTGGCGTCAAGCTGGGCATGGGCGGACTGGCAAGGGCTTACGGCCAATGCGCCGCAGAAACGCTCCAGCGTGCGGGTGTGCGTCGGTGTTATGTCACGCGGCGGCTGGTGGTCAGGGCCCCTCATGCGCTGCACGGCGCCCTAGTTCACCTTGTGAGGCAGTTGCAAGGCGAGGTGGTTGCCAGTACCTTCGCCCAAGAGGCCACTCTGGTGGTGACGGTGCGGGCAAGTCGCCGGGAAGAGTTTGCGCAGCGTGTTGCCGAGCTTTCCGCCGGCCAGGCCACCGTGCGCGAGGCGTAG
- a CDS encoding hemolysin family protein — protein sequence MSIAGLFIALALSAFFSGAEAAFVAADRIRCEIALRTGKRGARLACGFVHNPERFIFTTLVGNNAATVVFSALAALLLEPHLSPGTIIVASAAILLLLGEIAPKTLFRERAQQAVRTVAYPLRVFELLLWPVNFLLQRAVLALVGPKAADARATYALFSRKDLAVLLRESFAAGTIAEHEGEMISRLLRLTTRPVRAIMVPRVDMVALPIEAGVEQAQRLFRQSGYSRLPVYQGTLDNIKGVVHVRDLLSRPASLASIVRQVIFVPEMSPCYRLLLEFRRAGVAVAVAVDEYGGTAGMVTLEDVLEELFGEIEDEHDEGQPLWRPLADGDLWVDGTLSVEELGDLLGWRFPRGQHRTVAGLIISHTGRIPHRGEVVEVGRFQFQVVRATRRRVLSLRVRRAEPPAHRS from the coding sequence GTGTCAATAGCGGGTTTGTTCATAGCGCTGGCGCTGAGCGCCTTTTTCTCGGGGGCCGAGGCGGCCTTTGTCGCCGCCGATCGCATCCGCTGTGAGATCGCCCTGCGGACCGGCAAGCGTGGAGCGCGCCTGGCCTGCGGGTTTGTGCACAACCCTGAGCGCTTCATATTCACCACCCTGGTGGGGAACAATGCGGCCACCGTGGTGTTCTCGGCGCTGGCAGCGCTCCTTTTGGAACCCCACCTTTCGCCGGGTACCATCATCGTCGCCTCTGCGGCAATCTTGCTTCTCCTGGGCGAGATTGCCCCAAAGACCCTTTTCCGGGAGCGGGCGCAGCAGGCAGTCCGCACAGTGGCGTACCCCTTGCGTGTTTTCGAGCTGCTCCTCTGGCCGGTCAATTTTCTATTGCAGCGGGCTGTGTTGGCTCTTGTGGGTCCAAAGGCAGCTGACGCGCGGGCTACCTATGCGCTCTTCTCGCGCAAGGACCTGGCGGTGCTGTTGCGCGAAAGTTTTGCCGCCGGTACGATTGCAGAGCATGAAGGGGAGATGATTTCGCGCCTGTTGCGGCTGACAACGCGTCCGGTGCGCGCGATCATGGTGCCGCGCGTCGACATGGTGGCGCTCCCCATCGAGGCGGGGGTGGAGCAGGCGCAGCGGCTGTTCAGGCAGTCGGGCTACAGCCGGTTGCCGGTCTACCAGGGCACGCTGGACAACATCAAGGGGGTGGTCCACGTGCGAGATCTGCTGAGCAGGCCCGCTTCCCTGGCAAGCATCGTGCGGCAGGTAATCTTCGTGCCAGAGATGAGCCCGTGCTACCGGTTGTTGCTTGAATTCCGTCGCGCGGGAGTGGCGGTGGCCGTGGCGGTGGACGAATACGGCGGCACCGCAGGAATGGTCACCCTCGAAGACGTGCTGGAGGAGCTTTTCGGCGAGATCGAAGACGAACATGATGAGGGTCAGCCCTTGTGGCGGCCTCTTGCCGACGGCGACCTTTGGGTGGACGGCACCTTGAGCGTCGAAGAGCTGGGAGACCTTCTGGGCTGGAGGTTTCCGCGGGGACAGCACAGGACGGTCGCCGGCCTCATTATCTCCCACACCGGTCGCATACCCCACCGCGGCGAGGTGGTGGAGGTGGGTCGGTTCCAGTTTCAGGTGGTGCGCGCCACGCGGAGGCGAGTTCTCTCCCTCAGGGTGCGCCGTGCCGAACCGCCGGCTCATCGATCCTGA
- a CDS encoding T9SS type A sorting domain-containing protein, with the protein MRRTLVLSCYLAGFTLGGAIAGRLYAQSWEFRRLELASNCTAVDAVDSSTVFFYGVEKASGRPAVFRTTDGGIRWDVFPWDDWAIYDLSATDSVHVWAVNIWRVYHSSDGGRTWQIQFDASADTSITDFLNYVEMFDPLHGVVVGDAPARAPLPVLLTADGGKTWQQRNQSHFVGAHLRDLWRGVDFLSPMVGYIGYGYFGVPLDTLYMHRTVDGGASWEPLPLAVGDFTLVRFFDETLGLAAWKGDRPVYMTKDGGLTWVAHQPSLGDRWFADLEFLPEDPSIVLAALSPTDWRNPDDILAVSSDTGKTWNVLRTPSIGHPQDLEMVDSVHGYAVGDRGVLCISRVGSGVMNPRTGAVPPAEFFLRPNRPNPFAEVTNITVDLTRPQPVTVEVFDVQGRRVATIVKGELLETGTHTFYFVANKLPSGVYLCVGKAGSTQVTRRMVLLR; encoded by the coding sequence ATGAGGAGAACGCTAGTGCTGTCTTGTTACCTTGCGGGTTTCACTCTCGGGGGAGCCATTGCGGGGCGGTTGTACGCACAGTCGTGGGAATTTCGACGTTTGGAGCTTGCTTCCAACTGTACAGCGGTGGACGCGGTCGATAGCAGCACAGTCTTCTTTTACGGCGTGGAAAAGGCGAGCGGTCGGCCCGCCGTTTTTCGCACCACAGATGGCGGAATCAGGTGGGACGTGTTCCCGTGGGATGACTGGGCAATCTATGACCTGTCCGCAACGGATTCTGTGCACGTTTGGGCTGTGAACATATGGAGGGTGTACCATAGCAGTGACGGTGGCAGGACTTGGCAAATTCAATTTGACGCATCCGCGGATACGAGCATCACTGACTTTCTTAACTACGTGGAGATGTTCGATCCACTTCATGGCGTGGTGGTCGGCGATGCACCGGCTCGCGCCCCACTGCCGGTCCTGCTTACCGCCGACGGTGGGAAGACTTGGCAGCAGCGCAACCAATCCCATTTTGTCGGCGCCCACCTCAGAGATCTTTGGCGAGGTGTGGATTTCCTGTCCCCTATGGTTGGCTACATAGGGTACGGATATTTTGGCGTACCCTTAGATACCCTCTACATGCACAGGACGGTGGATGGGGGTGCTTCGTGGGAACCGCTTCCCTTGGCCGTCGGCGACTTTACCTTGGTGCGCTTCTTTGATGAGACGTTGGGGCTGGCCGCCTGGAAAGGTGATCGGCCTGTGTACATGACAAAAGATGGAGGTCTCACCTGGGTGGCCCACCAGCCGTCACTTGGAGATAGATGGTTTGCGGATCTTGAGTTTCTGCCAGAGGATCCCTCTATAGTCCTGGCAGCCTTATCACCGACGGACTGGCGAAACCCAGACGATATACTTGCGGTCAGCAGCGACACAGGAAAGACCTGGAACGTTCTTCGCACCCCGTCCATTGGTCACCCGCAAGATTTGGAAATGGTGGACTCGGTGCATGGGTATGCGGTTGGCGACCGGGGGGTGCTGTGCATCAGTCGGGTGGGCTCCGGTGTCATGAACCCACGAACTGGCGCAGTACCTCCTGCTGAGTTCTTTCTCCGGCCCAACCGACCCAATCCCTTCGCGGAGGTCACTAACATAACGGTCGATCTCACCAGGCCGCAACCTGTTACCGTTGAAGTGTTTGACGTCCAGGGGCGAAGGGTGGCTACTATCGTGAAGGGCGAGCTCCTGGAGACGGGTACCCACACCTTCTATTTTGTGGCAAACAAACTCCCCAGCGGGGTTTACCTCTGTGTGGGCAAAGCGGGTTCCACCCAGGTGACGCGGCGCATGGTCCTGCTGAGGTAA